The window TGGCAGACCAAGGTAAAGCCTCTCACTTTGCTTCCTGGTTACTTCAGTCTTGGTTTGCAGGAGGTTTCTAATCCCAAGCAAGTACCCATCCTCCCTGGGCATCATGTATTCTGTGCTCTGGTCCATGCCATGATCAATAATTCATGTGTTGATAACAGCCCCATTAACTGAAATGAAGCCAGTGTCCTTATTTATCTTCAGAATGTTCTGGTTTCCTAAtggcttttctccttcccagagaGTTGTGGTTGTGGAAGACATAAAACGGTGGAAGTCTATCCTTGACCTTCCTGGGCAACCAAAAGAGAACCTGATTGAAGCTTTGGAGgagctgaagaagaaaatacctTCCAAGGAAGTGTTACTTTCCACTAAAATAGGTATCTCTTGTCTATCTAAACTGTGCATTTAGGCTGTCTTGTGTCTGCTTGGCTTGTCAGTATAGAAGAGACTAGTTTGGAAGCTTTTTAAGAAATTAGTGTCACTGCCAATGAAATATTGATATCCAGCTTGCAGTTTTCAGAGCTGGTACTGAGAAAGTCAGCTGTCCTCAAATTCCTTGCAGGAAATATTGCATCACCCCTTTTGTGATCAGATTTTTGAAGAGCTTTTCTTGGTTCCTGTGGGTTTTATTCCTTCTCCTGCTGTCTGTCAGAGGGCTCTTTTGCCATCCAAGACGTGGCTCGTTTATTTGATTTGGATGAATCCTCTGGATGTGTGAGAAATTCTCCTCAGACTGGCCCGGAACTGCTTCCTGCATCCTCCCCCTGAGGAATCCCCGTGCAAGTGGCACAGCACAATCCCTGCCTCTTTTCCGTAGGGCGTGGGGGAGGGATAGTGTGTGACCACATGGTCCTTGCCTTTCCTGAACACCGAGAGCATCCCGGCCTTTGTTTGCCATTAGAACAGCCGCATCCCTAATCACAGAGCCCTGGGAAAAGAGAAGCGATCCGCCCCTTTCGCTGTCTCCTGAACTGGGGTTTCATTTGCTGTATTCAGCTTATTCAGGCTTTTCCCGAGGTTTTTCCCAGCGCCTGCCAGCAGTCGGCTGGGCTGGAAGAGCCATCGAAGCCTAACAGTGACATCTCCTGGCCAAGAGCGCTCCTGGTCAGGGAAATACACCCCTCTGGAAGCAGGAAGCTCCCTTTTGTCTCCTCGCAGAGAAAAGCCTCTTCTGCACGGGCCTTGCCGATGTGAAAGATTCTGCTTGGAGTCACCGTAGTGTTAAAATGCTACACCCACCATCAGCAACATCTTCCTTAAAGGGGTTTCCAGTTGAAAACCAACATCTTTTGTAGGCCTACCTTTCACCAGGTCCAGGATCTCTGTAAAAAATTAGCATAGCCTTGTGTTACATAAGTGTCATTCCACATCTCTGGAAGGGAATTTTCACAATTCCTTGCTAATTGCTCAGGGAAAAATCACAGCAGAAGCCAGAGAGCGAGACCTCCATGCTTAACTCCTAACAAATTTGTATTTGTGTTTGTGTCAGTGCTCTGGTTGTTTTGGTGCCTGAGTTAAAAGTGTGTGTGGCTGCTCTAGCACTGACAGTGCTATCCAACGGTCGGTGTCTGTTGTATTTTCCCACCTGCCGGTCCCACGGCAGCTGTTCCTGTTTTCCAGGTCACTCAGTGAACAAGATGCGCAAACACTCCGATCCCGACGTGTCCGGCCTCGCCAAAGATATTTACACTGAGTGGAGAACCTTCATCAGGGACCACTCCAACAGGCCCTCCATTGAGGTCAGGAGCGATTCCAAGTCCGAAGCTTTCAGGAAGAACGCGCGGAAGCTGCTCTGTGAGGCCCTGGATTTAGAGGTGAGGGTCAGAGCTGGTTGCTTTAACTCAGCGAGTTGCTTCTTGTAGGAACAGGTTAAACCTTTTCCAGCCACAGCTACTGCCAAGCTGGTCCTGCCTGCAGAGTGGGGACAAGACCAGGTGACCTGTTCCTATTTTTAGTGATTCACAGCACACCCCTATTTATAAGTAGCTTTGTTTTCAAGGTAGGTAATTGTATTTTGGTTGTTAACCAAGTCAACATGCTAATTGTAAGCAAGGTGTATGTGCTGTCATTTACATAACCTGTCAACAGATTAGTTGTGTGTCTACTGCAGTTGGGCTGTACAAGAAGGAAGTTAATAGAACATGAAGTTTTTCCTACTACTCAACAGCTGTGAAAGCAAGTGGGACCTTTTGGGTGTTTCCTAATTAAACATTTGTACATTTAAATCTATTGCAAAAACAGAGAGGCAAGATTGACAGTATATGAAGTGGTGAGAAATACCAGATCCCTCAGGTATCTTTAAGTAAATGAACAGAGCTTTGCTGTAAGGCTTAATGACTAGTTTGCTTGGTCTATGAAATGCCATAATAATTatcctttttaatttattcattaaTTATCCTTTAAATGGCAAGTCAAGTGATAAGCACTCAAGAGtttcaaagctgtgtgttttcTGGCTGTGAGAACAACCTCTCCAACTTCTGGTCCATCTGGACTGGGGCAGCACAGAAGGATGGTTTGCTGTAGGAATGCCTCAGAAAGGTGGGAACTCACCTTTGCTGGGTCCAGCTTAGTTCCTAGAAAGCACATCTATGCATGGTGATAACACTGGTGGTAAAGTCTAAATCCATGGGACATAAAGACTGTGGTACCACCCTAAAACGAGTGGGATTGGGTAAAGCAGAATTGCTTCTGAGCAGGACTCACCTGAAAGCAGAGTGAGGAAGAGCAACCTGAAGCAACCACCACACGTGCAAGCAGAGCTCACAGCAGGAGTTGAACttagggcagagctggcacagaggtccagcagctggggagcagggacacctgagagggtgacaaaaaaggagaagggaaggtggGGCTGAGTGGATCCAAGGGACCTTTTAGTGGGATAGGTAGCAAAACCAGTGTGGGCAAAGGACTAGGAGGAATACCACTTGGCTGACTGGAATCTCCTGCATGCAAAGCATGGGAGATTCCCCATCACAAAAGAAGTGAAATTAAACCATTTTTTATGggtgggggattttttttctaaactgtgCTAAATTACAGGTTTTGGCACATGTTGAAGCAATAACTACATAATTAACATTTAGCAAATCCCTTTCTGTGTTCTTAATTACACCTCCTTCTACACACAGAGAGCCCACATTTCCCTTTATAGCACGAGGCAGAGTTGCCAAGTGTTTGGCACATCTTAGAGTTGCTGTTGGAATCAAGTTTAAAGCAGTATCCAAGGCACCTTATATCAGCAAGATCAGAGTGAGCTTTATGGAGACACTACAGTGTAACCCGTAATTGCAGTTGAACTCAATACCCAAAGCTTGTCACAGATTAGTTTCCTGTTGTGAGGGCAAAGTACTGCCACCCAGCTGGAGATGGGGACACGTTCCCTGTTACTGACCACGGTGCCTTGTTCCTTAATTGCTGGGGTGGAATTAAATTGCTCTTCCTGTTACCCTTGTGATGGGAAGTAGATTTGCTTGAATCTAAGCTGATTAatgaagaaacactgaaaagcgCCAAACTCCAATTTCAATCAGTTGGTCTCCTTATTAGATGTAAAGATCTAATTTTATACTTTGCTGTTTTCAGATTGATCACCCACTGGCTGAAAATATTGAGCGAGAAGCTTTTCATCTCTCTTCCCGCCTCATTAACGCGCCGTATCGCAGGACAGTGCGGGCTCTTGTCTTCTCATTAAAGCACAAACCTGAGATCCGAGCAGAAGTCAAGGCTGGCACActcactgtccctgcctttgTGCAGAGCCATAAAAAGTGAGGTGTCATGCTTGGTCCTGAGTGAGAACTCCCCGTGCCTTCATCTCTGTGGAACTGGGAGCCCTTTCTGTGGTGAGGGGAGTGCAGGAATGCTGATAGTGTCACTCCAGCACCACTCCATGAACAGGCCTGCTGAAGGGGAGAAATAATCATGGTGCTGTAAATCTCACTTGGTAGAAATCCATGTGGGATTGTTGCAAGAAAAGTTTCTTCTACTCTGCTGTATATTTTCCATCCTTGCTGACTCACCTGTTTCTCCCTTCTGCTCATTTGTCACACCTCAGTTTAGTTCCATCCCTGATGTGGATTTTCAGGTGGAATCAGCTGAAGAACATaaaggagcagctctgtgctgtgttggTAGGAAATACTGGGAATTCAGGGTAACTGGAGCATGGGAGGAGATTCCTTGTGGATAACTGCAAATCCTAGTTAGCTCTAAATCATCCATGTCTGCTGCAGCTGGGTCCTGCCTATGGCAAGAGCTGTTTTGCCAAGCCAGGTGATTTCCCTTTGCAGCATTCCAGAGTTGGATGCAAAATGGGTTTGGTAACTTGCTCTCCATTATTCCATCAGCTCAGTCATGGGCATTGTCTAAAGCCCTGGGGTGAAAATCAAAATGGCCCAGAGTACAGGTGCTATCTAATGCCTCTGCTCTTCAAAGAGCAGCTCACTCAGCCTTCCCTACCTCACTCATGATGTAAATGTGGTGCTTGTTCTTACTGTAATGTGAAAAACATTTGTAAtgaatttctaaataaaattgGGATGtaagaaaattattcattttaaagactttttttcctccaaaaggaACACAGTTCAGAATTATCACATGAACAAATCTAAGCAACAAACTATTGTTTAAATTCCTTCTAGTTATTAAAAACTGGAAATCTTGCTTTTCATACTTAGCCTGATCTCTTCAGTGCCACAAGTTATCATAAGCTATTAGTAAGACTGTGACAGGCATGGTGTTCCTATCTTCACCCTAAAATGTGACTGTGGTCATTACCTTTTCTTCTGCAGACTCAGAAGAAACACCCAAAACTTACCTGAGGTGTTGAAGTCCATCCATTTAATTAGGTAGTTGCAGGTTCTCTTAAAAAGATCTAAAAacctcttctgttttcctgggCCAGTGCAACACATTTTGAAGATGCCTTCAAACAGCtggcttttctgaaaacaaacatttcatttaTAGAAAATTAACATCAGGTGTGTTGGAGACAGAAGCTGACACATACAGGGGTGGTGACAGAATGGATAATACGTCAGTGAAGGTCTAACACTTGTTGACCAGGCTGTGGCAAGAGATGTGCAAACTCTCAATTTGCTTCTTACAAGTAATCAGCTCCATTTCCCACTTAAATAGCTTCAAACTGCACAGCTGTAATTGAATTCATGTACACTGGACTGTCATGGAAGAGGTTCAGGATCAATGAACTACCCAGCTTTTGCATCAGACCTGCagtgtttattttcagctttgtgttcctggtgctgggctgtgttttCTCTATTTAGGTAATGTGTGAAAAGCAAAAGCCCTGAAAATGAGGAATTTCTGGACTAATGAAAGCCAGGTCAGAGAACTTTCCCCCCACAGGTCAGATACAGTCTGACCATgccaagtatttttcttttaggaatTAACTTCAGAGATGCAGAGTTACTGTACATGAGCAGAAAACTCTCCTACAAATTTCCTGTTTAGTGGCTAATGTTTTTGCCCAACTTGTTTTCAAAGGGACACAATTGTATATAGCTCTGGCTCCAGCTCTTCTGTCTTGATGTTGAAGCTGACAGTAACATTTGGGCTGAGGATTCAGACAGCTTTACATAAAACTCTGTCTGGTGGAACTGGAAGGGTTGGACTGAAGACCCAGAAGACAAGGAATGCAGAGGACCAGGAAACACTTTAAGGACAAATCCAGAAAGGAAGGtggggaaagaagaggaaaatggagAGGGGAAAGCAATAGCCAAAATGGGCTTCATTTTCCCAAAGGGTGATGCTGAATGTGGCAACAGGATACTTGATACCTAGCAGTAATTAAGTTTTTAATTAGGCTGTAAAAACCAGATTCCCTCCTTGGAGTAACCTCACCTGCAAAACTGTGTTTGTTATGCCTTGGGTTACCTGCTGAATCAGTTTGCTGGGCAAACCCTTCTAGATTAAAATGGATGATGaaagggctgagcagggactcCCTTGTGCTTGGTttctctggcacagctggtTCCCTTTTTACAAGGGAAACATTAGATGAGGGATGCTCCAATCTGCAGAAAAgttgttctttttcccttttttctcccctgatTGAGCCTAGCCTGCAGATTTCTGTCAGCAAAAGGGTACATAAAGCTGACAGACCTCTACAGACTTGCTGCACCCAGCaaagagaggagggaagcaCCTTCTGGAAGTGTTGTCTCCTGATCCCCTTTCCTGTGCTGTTGGTGCTTGGGGAATACAGGGTGGGCTTAGGGCAGCACtaggagggatggaggagggaaaTCATCCCTGCCAGAGCTGACTTCTGAAGAGCAAATTTGGGAAGGCATCAGTTGCCAACCTGCTCCATTCCCCAtcagcaggcacagctcaggagaGCTTTGTCCAGCTGCAAATTACTTGGGCAAAACAGGATGGGAGTAGACAAGACCCTCCCTATCCTTTGCAAAAGAGAGTGAGCAGCAGCTCaccttttttcatctttcaagAGGCTCTTCAAAGGTTTCTCCACAAAGAATCCAAACTTTCAGATCTCATTTGCTTCCCTGGCAGAGGGGAGCAGAAAAGAAGAGGTAGAGGAAGAGAAACACATCAGGGAgttccccagcccagctggccacagctcctctgcgCAGGATACAGGTGGATGAACCAGCATCTCTCAGGAAGGGAAAGTGAGGCATGAAGGGTGTGTGATATGCCACAGTATGCAAAAAAAGGGAATCTCATGCCAGGGTTACACTGCAATTAATGATGCTCTAATTCTTGTGCTGGCAGCCCTTGAACAACATCCATAGTCTCTGTCAATTAAACTAGATTATGGAATGATCCTCGctaattatatattattatcTAGCAAGCAGTTATCTCCCTATAAAGGGTGCTCCTATAATGGACAAACACTGTTTCTCTAGCACTGCCAGCCccaatggcaaaaaaaaaaagcccaaaccattTCTGCTGTGGCCAATATTATACCTAAACTGAAATGTTCACATTGCAAACACTGCACTCCTGTCCCagatggaggaagaggaggatgggGAGCTGTAACATACAGAGCCAACCAGAGACAGGAGGCAGGGTCAAATATGCATCCCCCAAACCTGCTGCAGAGGTTTGACTGTAAGCTCAAAATACAGCTGTGAACTCTCCCATCCATCATGAAGCAAATGCCCTGCTCAGTCTCcaccccccaaaatccccatgagcaggagaggaggaccttgctgtccccagggctgtgatGACCGGGAAACAGTTTAAAATAAGCTGGGAAAACAGCTCCCGGTAAATGCCGTCACTGCATTTCTAATTGTCCATATGCTTGATCCATTATGTTTTCCCAGATGGCTGGGCTGCTTGACTGCTGCCTCCTCATCTGAGCTGTCACAGCCAGGGTAGCCAGCACATACCTGGATCCCTGAGGCAGACACACTCCTGGAGCAGGTGGCATTGCCCACCTGAGCAGGCAGGATGAGCTGCAGCTTCCCCCAAGCTGTGATGGACCAAGGATTGTTGTGTCAGGACACTGATAGGTCCATCACTGTGCTGGGGATTTAAACACCAATCTCCTGAGAAAAACATCCTAAGGAGCAGCAAACCCACTCCTAATCCAGCCCACAAACGGCCCTTGTGCTCACCCCATGGCCAGTCCCTGTTAAATTAACCATAAGGGTTTGAGGAGAGAATGCAGGATTGAACCAGGATTAGGGAAGCCTGGCCAGCTTCATTCCTGGCATTCTTCAGGATAGGGAAAAATAGGAAGCTAAAGCAGGATTGAAGTGTGACTTCCTGGCTGAGTCATGCCCCAGTGTGGGATTCAGgctggctgggcagtgctgctgaggGTCTTGTTTGCACCAGGGCTGCCAGTGGTACCAACCTTGGTGTCCAAAGCCATCCCACACACATCCTGCATGGGAAGCAAGAAGCTTGCAAGCAGCCTCTGATAACCCATCATATACAAAGCATTGCTTTGGAAAGAAGCTCCTCAAACAGCCAGCTCCTGCACAgtgaccccagggctgggcttgcTGCCCCTCACCTGCAGCATCCTATCGGATCATGGCCAGACCTGGTGTGCTGAGCTACTGTGAGGAGTCAGGAACTCCACTCCCAAATACTAGCACTGCAGCCAGAGGGGCTGCATCTCCTCCTCACACCAGCAGCCCAACAGTGTATACAACCATGCACAACCAACCCCCCCAAACTCTACCCCACACTATGCTGAATTTACAGCCTCAGCAAAGCCCGACCACCCTGAGGCTCCTCTGAGCTGCTCAGGGCCATCACAGCATGACCAGTTGCACCTGAATGGGGTTGCTGCAGGTGCAGTTGGATTTTTCAAGGCTGCCAAATCCTTGTGTTCTGGATCATGAGATCCTGTGCTTGCTGAGCCCCTCAGTGGGATGGTCAGTCCTGCCCAGTGCCCCAAGTCAGGGAGAGCAGGGTCTtgtgccagcagcagtgcccaTTTTGGGGCATTTCCATGCTTGTTGCATTTGTT of the Pithys albifrons albifrons isolate INPA30051 chromosome 10, PitAlb_v1, whole genome shotgun sequence genome contains:
- the TCEANC2 gene encoding transcription elongation factor A N-terminal and central domain-containing protein 2, translated to MERFLVRSARGPQSPRPAAPAPRSCRQVTLESLKRVVVVEDIKRWKSILDLPGQPKENLIEALEELKKKIPSKEVLLSTKIGHSVNKMRKHSDPDVSGLAKDIYTEWRTFIRDHSNRPSIEVRSDSKSEAFRKNARKLLCEALDLEIDHPLAENIEREAFHLSSRLINAPYRRTVRALVFSLKHKPEIRAEVKAGTLTVPAFVQSHKK